A single window of Nasonia vitripennis strain AsymCx chromosome 4, Nvit_psr_1.1, whole genome shotgun sequence DNA harbors:
- the LOC100119542 gene encoding transmembrane protein 245 isoform X5, which translates to METPKTPMDNLLNMLSGLSAGHEKALKQGIYNAVALFLLCVVCAAGYGLFLVLHPFLKPLVWALLCGSVLFPFKSSLTTIVQSWFATTEISNKPFLISLSLVPINIFDKLSEFIGSFLQKYLRYILSAIILVVGLLMVYKYTPNILCCLMWRLFMIFNSVLGLFISACNIFSISAVIIGYLSILYVYWTPANSVQFRYSSFVIWFMLSLYLSNVFGTYPILVFCGLQILFLIGFIYEVVLILDLQEMEGNRNSLMDVVRLALSNFDVSTSNTTGMPTLIEDESLVEGENFDTKEPEGNEIKRLSTKPFLKVTGRSLSMDSDVGKTVYDHPARRVRSASNVYSGRISISDRYFLKKLRSDLRMSLDLEDNNVDTDKYMYVAMYACIGMILWKHKWIVAILIVPVAYYYLKKLSSYFGIGKGILNQCQKMVNSIKLWCEERHQALIPVNIRGLYKVSIIVDQKITQMLKGSVDAVATTAVILGLIIFVICTSIFITIQVYTEGMHLVQVSGEILNSTLMNNPDIDWVPQQWQDSVNSVLDNAYMYGRTAISDGVRKLVKDLEPGKAEQMEKKVLELWDRLYQAWMMSNDGPDMIGPTVDANAAFSVWESLKEGLGKAPLLLDSVWTILKGNMSVVLGLITELLYIVLMSGSAVLNFALSMVVFFTALFYLLSSSGKTYKPIELITNFSPISCHRFATALQESVIGVFTATFKLASFFGMWTWFIHNLFQVKIVYLPSAFATLLGAVPFLDAYFACIPATIELWFTQGPLIAIIFFLFHFLACNIVVTEFYKEIKGGGHPYLTGLSIAGGVFCLGIEGAIFGPLLLCCIMVAINLSRRYLQSPSEEAINSIKSQIDQMES; encoded by the exons ATGGAGACTCCGAAAACACCAATGGACAATCTTTTGAACATGTTATCAGGACTTAGTGCTGGTCATGAAAAAGCACTGAAACAAGGTATTTACAATGCCGTTGCTTTATTCCTACTGTGCGTTGTTTGTGCAGCAGGGTATGGATTATTTCTTGTTCTTCATCCATTTTTGAAACCACTGGTTTGGGCCTTACTTTGTGGCTCAGTTCTATTTCCTTTCAAGTCTTCCTTAACTACAATTGTACAATCTTGGTTTGCtaccacagaaatttcaaacAAACCATTTTTAATCAGTTTATCATTAGTTCCTATAAATATATTCGACAAACTCTCTGAATTTATTGGctcatttttacaaaaatatctaCGATATATTTTGAGTGCTATCATATTAGTAGTTGGTTTACTGATGGTTTATAAATACACACCAAATATTCTTTGTTGCTTGATGTGGAGATTGTTTATGATCTTTAACTCAGTTCTTGGACTATTCATATCAGCATGTAATATTTTTTCG ATCAGTGCTGTCATCATAGGATACTTATCaattttgtatgtatactggACTCCAGCTAATAGTGTTCAATTTCGCTATAGTTCTTTTGTTATCTGGTTCATGCTTAGTCTGTACTTATCAAATGTTTTTGGAACGTATCCAATTTTGGTATTTTGTGGacttcaaattttatttttaattggatTCATATATGAAGTAGTATTAATCCTAGATCTTCAAGAAATGGAAGGCAATAGAAATTCACTTATGGATGTTGTACGATTAGCTTTAAGTAATTTCGATGTCTCAACGTCCAACACTACTGGGATGCCAACATTGATTGAAGATGAATCTTTAGTAGAGggtgaaaattttgatacCAAAGAACCTGAAGGTAATGAAATAAAACGTTTATCAACAAAACCATTCCTTAAAGTAACAGGGAGATCTCTCTCTATGGATTCAGACGTTGGCAAGACAGTATATGATCATCCTGCTAGGAGAGTGAGATCTGCAAGTAAtgtttattctggtagaataTCTATATCAGATAGATACTTTCTAAAAAAACTGAGGTCTGATTTGCGTATGTCATTGGATTTGGAAGACAATAATGTGGATACGgataaatatatgtatgttGCAATGTATGCTTGTATAGGAATGATCTTATGGAAACATAAATGGATAGTAGCAATTTTGATTGTGCCAGTggcttattattatttgaagAAATTAAGTTCTTATTTTGGCATTGGAAAAGGGATACTTAATCAGTGCCAAAAAATGGTAAATTCCATTAAATTATGGTGTGAAGAACGACATCAAGCTTTGATACCTGTTAATATTAGAGGTCTTTACAAAGTCAGTATTATAGTTGATCAGAAAATAACTCAAATGTTGAAAGGATCTGTAGATGCTGTTGCAACCACAGCAGTTATTTTGGGACTTATAATTTTTGTCATATGTACATCTATTTTCATTACTATTCAA GTTTACACGGAAGGAATGCATCTTGTTCAAGTGAGTGGTGAGATTCTGAATTCAACTTTAATGAATAACCCAGATATAGACTGGGTTCCTCAACAATGGCAAGATTCTGTTAACAGCGTTTTAGATAATGCTTATATGTATGGGCGCACAGCAATTTCTGATGGT GTACGAAAGTTAGTGAAAGATTTAGAACCTGGCAAAGCAGAACAAATGGAGAAAAAAGTATTGGAGCTCTGGGATAGACTTTATCAAGCCTGGATGATGTCAAACGATGGACCAGATATGATTGGTCCAACAGTTGATGCAAATGCTGCTTTTTCTGTTTGGGAAAGTTTAAAAGAGGGCTTGGGAAAAGCTCCTTTAC TTTTAGATTCCGTTTGGACTATACTAAAAGGAAATATGTCGGTAGTTCTTGGTTTGATTACTGAACTTTTATATATAGTACTTATGAGTGGATCAGCTGTACTGAATTTCGCACTAAGCATG GTTGTATTTTTTACtgctcttttttatttactcagCTCTAGTGGGAAAACTTACAAACCAATTGAGTTGATTACAAACTTTAGTCCAATAAGTTGCCACag ATTTGCTACAGCATTGCAAGAGTCTGTAATAGGAGTCTTCACTGCAACATTCAAATTAGCTTCATTCTTTGGAATGTGGACTTGGTTTATACACAATTTATTTCAAGTGAAAATTGTCTACCTACCATCAGCATTTGCTACTCTTCTTGGAGCAGTACCATTCCTCGATGCTTACTTTGCCTGTATTCCAGCAACTATAGAGCTTTGGTTCACTCAAGGACCTTTGATTgctataattttctttttattccaTTTTCTGGCCTGTAATATTGTGGTGACCGAATTTTACAAGGAAATCAAAGG AGGTGGGCATCCTTACCTTACTGGATTGTCAATAGCAGGTGGTGTGTTTTGCTTAGGTATTGAAGGAGCTATATTTGGACCTTTGCTTCTTTGTTGCATCATGGTGGCAATAAATTTGAGTAGAAGATATCTTCAATCTCCTTCGGAAGAGGCAATAAATTCAATCAAATCTCAAATCGATCAAATGGAATCATAA